In a single window of the Rhodamnia argentea isolate NSW1041297 chromosome 2, ASM2092103v1, whole genome shotgun sequence genome:
- the LOC125313682 gene encoding uncharacterized protein LOC125313682, whose translation MWRVAGPSEYLAVTGGSIEDFKLAKAAWIWPAVYAGKTKMKGKVGAGQTKHNAVKTDLETKAKMKGKVGAGRSKHDAVKTDLETKAKMKAAKTDLETEITARGTRKAEIKEMAATRAAKVFKNQATENEACPQKGNNGKDQQKGGNTRQQHMKGCLKDPRKRPSKGQKKTVRFNLPEDDLGSRCRRQTGELHKNERGRGAKGEQRTLKHYGNSRMPLLTGLQNVFRPVHLTAALPLFG comes from the exons ATGTGGCGTGTCGCAGGCCCGTCTGAGTACCTCGCCGTAACAGGAGGATCCATCGAGGACTTCAAGCTCGCGAAGGCGGCGTGGATATGGCCGGCG GTATATGCAGGCAAGACCAAGATGAAGGGTAAAGTCGGTGCTGGACAGACCAAACACAATGCTGTGAAAACCGATTTAGAGACCAAGGCCAAGATGAAGGGTAAAGTCGGTGCTGGAAGGAGTAAACACGATGCTGTCAAAACCGATTTAGAGACCAAGGCCAAGATGAAGGCTGCGAAAACCGATTTAGAGACCGAGATTACAGCGAGGGGAACCCGTAAGGCGGAGATAAAGGAGATGGCGGCCACAAGGGCGGCGAAGGTCTTCAAGAACCAAGCCACAGAGAATGAAGCATGCCCTCAAAAGGGTAACAATGGAAAAGACCAGCAAAAGGGAGGAAATACCCGGCAGCAGCACATGAAGGGTTGTCTCAAAGATCCGAGGAAGCGGCCTTCCAAGGGACAGAAGAAGACTGTCAGGTTCAACTTGCCTGAGGATGATCTTGGGAGCAG GTGCAGGAGGCAAACTGGCGAGCTCCATAAGAACGAGAGGGGCCGAGGGGCAAAAGGCGAACAGCGGACGCTAAAACACTATGGCAACAGCCGGATGCCGCTTCTAACAGGCCTGCAAAACGTATTCCGGCCTGTTCATTTGACAGCGGCACTTCCCCTGTTTGGATGA
- the LOC125313681 gene encoding flotillin-like protein 3, whose translation MWCRLAGPFEYLAIIGGWILAITGGWIKDVKVVKVAELSPFQKCVKFDVSPVDYTFESLPFFRPAVFTIGPQVTNHQSLVRYANFFAFRVERSVHINDLVKGIIEGQTHILDASVTFQHILEGVSVEHILEEVFGKFFSKLQLELNQFGLVIFKAHLEYAGKTKMKGKVGAGQTKHNAVKINFETNGKMNVKVGVGQTKHDAVKTDFETKAKMMVKVGVGQTKHNAVKTDLVNKIMATGIRKVEIKETTTRVVKIFR comes from the exons ATGTGGTGCCGCCTTGCAGGTCCGTTCGAGTACCTCGCCATAATAGGAGGATGGATCCTCGCCATAACAGGAGGATGGATCAAGGACGTCAAGGTTGTGAAGGTGGCGGAGTTATCGCCGTTCCAGAAGTGCGTCAAGTTCGACGTTTCCCCAGTGGACTACACGTTCGAGTCTCTCCCCTTCTTCCGCCCCGCCGTCTTCACCATCGGCCCCCAAGTCACCAACCACCAGAGCCTCGTCCGCTATGCCAATTTCTTTGCCTTCCGAGTTGAGCGCTCGGTCCACATCAACGACCTCGTCAAGGGTATCATCGAGGGCCAGACCCACATCTTGGACGCCTCCGTGACCTTCCAGCATATCTTGGAGGGGGTCTCGGTCGAGCATATCTTGGAGGAGGTCTTTGGGAAGTTCTTCTCGAAACTCCAGTTGGAGCTCAACCAGTTTGGGCTCGTGATCTTCAAGGCTCACCTG GAATATGCAGGCAAGACCAAGATGAAGGGTAAAGTCGGTGCTGGACAGACCAAACACAATGctgtgaaaatcaattttgagacTAATGGCAAGATGAACGTTAAAGTCGGTGTTGGACAGACTAAACACGATGCTGTGAAAACCGATTTTGAGACCAAGGCCAAGATGATGGTTAAAGTCGGTGTTGGACAGACCAAACACAATGCTGTGAAAACCGATTTAGTAAACAAGATCATGGCGACCGGAATCCGTAAGGTGGAGATAAAGGAGACGACTACGAGGGTGGTGAAGATCTTTAGGTGA